A genomic window from Panthera tigris isolate Pti1 chromosome B4, P.tigris_Pti1_mat1.1, whole genome shotgun sequence includes:
- the ARHGEF25 gene encoding rho guanine nucleotide exchange factor 25 isoform X1 translates to MKPPDRPAPGRTDRILGVMGGMLRACALPGQAGPPKRSHLGPGGTEPQSDCTEGHQKGEREREVPAWAPLPESYSIAGSEGSISASAASGLAALSGPSSGLSSGPCSPGPPGPVSGLRRWLGHSKHCLSVETEADGGQAGPYENWMLEPALATGEELPELTLLTTLLEGPGDKTQPPEEETLSQAPESEEEQKKKALERSMYVLSELVETEKMYVDDLGQIVEGYMATMAAQGVPESLRGRDRIVFGNIQQIYEWHRDYFLQELQRCLKDPDWLAQLFIKHERRLHMYVVYCQNKPKSEHVVSEFGDSYFEELRQQLGHRLQLNDLLIKPVQRIMKYQLLLKDFLKYYSRAGMDTEELEQAVEVMCFVPKRCNDMMTLGRLRGFEGKLTAQGKLLGQDTFWVTEPEAGGLLSSRGRERRVFLFEQIIIFSEALGGGVRGGTQAGYVYKSSIKVSCLGLEGNLQGDPCRFALTSRGPEGGIQRYVLQTADPAVSQAWIKQVAQILESQRNFLNALQSPIEYQRRESQTNSLGRPGGLRVGSPGRIRPGDRAQVSTQAPINGSLPSLLLLPKGEVARAPLPLDTQALSDFPQAPRDSPPAPPIPNTPPCQARLAKLDEDEL, encoded by the exons CCCCCGAAGAGAAGCCACCTAGGGCCAGGAGGGACCGAGCCACAGTCTGACTGTACCGAGGGGCATCAGAAAGGGGAGCGCGAACGTGAGGTTCCCGCCTGGGCTCCGCTGCCCG AATCCTATTCCATTGCTGGCAGTGAGGGGAGTATCTCAGCTTCAGCTGCTTCGGGTCTGGCTGCCCTCTCTGGCCCCAGCTCTGGCCTCAGCTCTGGCCCCTGTTCCCCGGGCCCCCCAGGGCCAGTCAGTGGCCTGAGAAGATGGTTGGGTCATTCCAAACATTGTCtcagtgtggaaactgaggcagacgGTGGCCAGGCTGGACCATATGAG AACTGGATGCTGGAACCAGCTCTAGCCACTGGAGAGGAGCTGCCAGAACTGACCCTGCTGACCACATTGTTGGAGGGCCCTGGAGATAAGACACAG CCACCTGAGGAGGAGACCCTATCACAGGCCCCTGAGAGTGAGGAGGAACAGAAGAAGAAGGCTCTGGAAAGGAGTAT GTATGTCTTGAGTGAACtggtagagacagagaaaatgtatGTGGACGACTTGGGGCAGATTGTGGAG GGTTACATGGCCACCATGGCCGCTCAGGGGGTCCCAGAGAGTCTTCGAGGCCGTGACAGGATTGTGTTTGGGAACATCCAGCAAATCTATGAGTGGCATCGAGA CTATTTCCTGCAGGAGCTGCAGCGGTGTTTGAAGGATCCTGATTGGCTGGCTCAGCTATTCATCAAACAC GAGCGCAGGCTGCATATGTACGTGGTGTACTGCCAGAATAAGCCCAAGTCCGAGCACGTGGTGTCAGAGTTTGGGGACAGCTACTTTGAG GAACTCCGGCAGCAGCTAGGGCACCGCCTGCAGCTCAATGACCTCCTCATCAAACCAGTGCAGAGGATCATGAAATACCAGCTGTTGCTCAAG GATTTTCTCAAATATTACAGTAGAGCTGGGATGGATACTGAAGAGCTGGAG CAAGCTGTGGAGGTCATGTGCTTTGTACCCAAGCGCTGCAATGACATGATGACCCTGGGGAGACTTCGGGGGTTTGAG GGGAAACTGACTGCTCAGGGGAAGCTCTTGGGCCAGGACACATTCTGGGTCACGGAGCCTGAGGCTGGCGGCCTGCTCTCCTCCCGGGGTCGAGAGAGACGTGTCTTCCTCTTTGAGCAAATCATCATCTTCAGCGAGGCCCTGGGAGGAGGAGTACGAGGTGGAACGCAGGCTGGATATGTGTACAAGAGCAGCATCAAG GTGAGCTGCCTGGGACTGGAGGGGAACCTCCAAGGTGACCCTTGCCGCTTTGCACTGACCTCCAGAGGGCCAGAGGGTGGGATCCAGCGCTATGTCCTACAGACTGCAGATCCTGCGGTCAGTCAGGCCTGGATCAAGCAagtggctcagatcctggaaagCCAGCGGAACTTTCTCAATG CATTGCAGTCACCCATTGAGTATCAGAGAAGGGAGAGTCAGACCAACAGCCTGGGGCGGCCAGGAGGGCTTAGGGTGGGGAGTCCTGGGAGAATCCGGCCTGGAGACCGGGCCCAGGTCAGCACACAAGCACCCATCAAcggctctctcccctccctgctgctgTTGCCCAAAGGGGAGGTGGCCAGAGCCCCCCTGCCCCTGGACACACAG GCCCTCAGTGACTTCCCCCAAGCTCCTCGTGACTCTCCTCCAGCTCCACCAATCCCAAACACCCCTCCCTGCCAAGCCAGACTTGCCAAGCTGGATGAAGATGAGCTGTAA
- the ARHGEF25 gene encoding rho guanine nucleotide exchange factor 25 isoform X3 — MRGGHKGGRCACPHVIRKVLAKCGCCFARGGRESYSIAGSEGSISASAASGLAALSGPSSGLSSGPCSPGPPGPVSGLRRWLGHSKHCLSVETEADGGQAGPYENWMLEPALATGEELPELTLLTTLLEGPGDKTQPPEEETLSQAPESEEEQKKKALERSMYVLSELVETEKMYVDDLGQIVEGYMATMAAQGVPESLRGRDRIVFGNIQQIYEWHRDYFLQELQRCLKDPDWLAQLFIKHERRLHMYVVYCQNKPKSEHVVSEFGDSYFEELRQQLGHRLQLNDLLIKPVQRIMKYQLLLKDFLKYYSRAGMDTEELEQAVEVMCFVPKRCNDMMTLGRLRGFEGKLTAQGKLLGQDTFWVTEPEAGGLLSSRGRERRVFLFEQIIIFSEALGGGVRGGTQAGYVYKSSIKVSCLGLEGNLQGDPCRFALTSRGPEGGIQRYVLQTADPAVSQAWIKQVAQILESQRNFLNALQSPIEYQRRESQTNSLGRPGGLRVGSPGRIRPGDRAQVSTQAPINGSLPSLLLLPKGEVARAPLPLDTQALSDFPQAPRDSPPAPPIPNTPPCQARLAKLDEDEL; from the exons ATGCGGGGGGGGCACAAGGGGGGTCGCTGTGCCTGTCCCCATGTGATCCGAAAAGTGCTGGCAAAATGCGGCTGCTGCTTCGCCCGGGGGGGACGTG AATCCTATTCCATTGCTGGCAGTGAGGGGAGTATCTCAGCTTCAGCTGCTTCGGGTCTGGCTGCCCTCTCTGGCCCCAGCTCTGGCCTCAGCTCTGGCCCCTGTTCCCCGGGCCCCCCAGGGCCAGTCAGTGGCCTGAGAAGATGGTTGGGTCATTCCAAACATTGTCtcagtgtggaaactgaggcagacgGTGGCCAGGCTGGACCATATGAG AACTGGATGCTGGAACCAGCTCTAGCCACTGGAGAGGAGCTGCCAGAACTGACCCTGCTGACCACATTGTTGGAGGGCCCTGGAGATAAGACACAG CCACCTGAGGAGGAGACCCTATCACAGGCCCCTGAGAGTGAGGAGGAACAGAAGAAGAAGGCTCTGGAAAGGAGTAT GTATGTCTTGAGTGAACtggtagagacagagaaaatgtatGTGGACGACTTGGGGCAGATTGTGGAG GGTTACATGGCCACCATGGCCGCTCAGGGGGTCCCAGAGAGTCTTCGAGGCCGTGACAGGATTGTGTTTGGGAACATCCAGCAAATCTATGAGTGGCATCGAGA CTATTTCCTGCAGGAGCTGCAGCGGTGTTTGAAGGATCCTGATTGGCTGGCTCAGCTATTCATCAAACAC GAGCGCAGGCTGCATATGTACGTGGTGTACTGCCAGAATAAGCCCAAGTCCGAGCACGTGGTGTCAGAGTTTGGGGACAGCTACTTTGAG GAACTCCGGCAGCAGCTAGGGCACCGCCTGCAGCTCAATGACCTCCTCATCAAACCAGTGCAGAGGATCATGAAATACCAGCTGTTGCTCAAG GATTTTCTCAAATATTACAGTAGAGCTGGGATGGATACTGAAGAGCTGGAG CAAGCTGTGGAGGTCATGTGCTTTGTACCCAAGCGCTGCAATGACATGATGACCCTGGGGAGACTTCGGGGGTTTGAG GGGAAACTGACTGCTCAGGGGAAGCTCTTGGGCCAGGACACATTCTGGGTCACGGAGCCTGAGGCTGGCGGCCTGCTCTCCTCCCGGGGTCGAGAGAGACGTGTCTTCCTCTTTGAGCAAATCATCATCTTCAGCGAGGCCCTGGGAGGAGGAGTACGAGGTGGAACGCAGGCTGGATATGTGTACAAGAGCAGCATCAAG GTGAGCTGCCTGGGACTGGAGGGGAACCTCCAAGGTGACCCTTGCCGCTTTGCACTGACCTCCAGAGGGCCAGAGGGTGGGATCCAGCGCTATGTCCTACAGACTGCAGATCCTGCGGTCAGTCAGGCCTGGATCAAGCAagtggctcagatcctggaaagCCAGCGGAACTTTCTCAATG CATTGCAGTCACCCATTGAGTATCAGAGAAGGGAGAGTCAGACCAACAGCCTGGGGCGGCCAGGAGGGCTTAGGGTGGGGAGTCCTGGGAGAATCCGGCCTGGAGACCGGGCCCAGGTCAGCACACAAGCACCCATCAAcggctctctcccctccctgctgctgTTGCCCAAAGGGGAGGTGGCCAGAGCCCCCCTGCCCCTGGACACACAG GCCCTCAGTGACTTCCCCCAAGCTCCTCGTGACTCTCCTCCAGCTCCACCAATCCCAAACACCCCTCCCTGCCAAGCCAGACTTGCCAAGCTGGATGAAGATGAGCTGTAA
- the ARHGEF25 gene encoding rho guanine nucleotide exchange factor 25 isoform X2, with the protein MVCAHWKGADCRRADGHPQLPVSAQMAAPPYLCHARDMAEWRFPGLGSSESYSIAGSEGSISASAASGLAALSGPSSGLSSGPCSPGPPGPVSGLRRWLGHSKHCLSVETEADGGQAGPYENWMLEPALATGEELPELTLLTTLLEGPGDKTQPPEEETLSQAPESEEEQKKKALERSMYVLSELVETEKMYVDDLGQIVEGYMATMAAQGVPESLRGRDRIVFGNIQQIYEWHRDYFLQELQRCLKDPDWLAQLFIKHERRLHMYVVYCQNKPKSEHVVSEFGDSYFEELRQQLGHRLQLNDLLIKPVQRIMKYQLLLKDFLKYYSRAGMDTEELEQAVEVMCFVPKRCNDMMTLGRLRGFEGKLTAQGKLLGQDTFWVTEPEAGGLLSSRGRERRVFLFEQIIIFSEALGGGVRGGTQAGYVYKSSIKVSCLGLEGNLQGDPCRFALTSRGPEGGIQRYVLQTADPAVSQAWIKQVAQILESQRNFLNALQSPIEYQRRESQTNSLGRPGGLRVGSPGRIRPGDRAQVSTQAPINGSLPSLLLLPKGEVARAPLPLDTQALSDFPQAPRDSPPAPPIPNTPPCQARLAKLDEDEL; encoded by the exons ATGGTCTGTGCCCATTGGAAGGGGGCAGATTGTAGGAGAGCAGATGGCCACCCTCAGCTTCCAGTGTCTGCCCAGATGGCTGCCCCCCCATATCTATGCCATGCTCGGGATATGGCGGAATGGAGGTTTCCAGGCCTTGGGAGCTCAG AATCCTATTCCATTGCTGGCAGTGAGGGGAGTATCTCAGCTTCAGCTGCTTCGGGTCTGGCTGCCCTCTCTGGCCCCAGCTCTGGCCTCAGCTCTGGCCCCTGTTCCCCGGGCCCCCCAGGGCCAGTCAGTGGCCTGAGAAGATGGTTGGGTCATTCCAAACATTGTCtcagtgtggaaactgaggcagacgGTGGCCAGGCTGGACCATATGAG AACTGGATGCTGGAACCAGCTCTAGCCACTGGAGAGGAGCTGCCAGAACTGACCCTGCTGACCACATTGTTGGAGGGCCCTGGAGATAAGACACAG CCACCTGAGGAGGAGACCCTATCACAGGCCCCTGAGAGTGAGGAGGAACAGAAGAAGAAGGCTCTGGAAAGGAGTAT GTATGTCTTGAGTGAACtggtagagacagagaaaatgtatGTGGACGACTTGGGGCAGATTGTGGAG GGTTACATGGCCACCATGGCCGCTCAGGGGGTCCCAGAGAGTCTTCGAGGCCGTGACAGGATTGTGTTTGGGAACATCCAGCAAATCTATGAGTGGCATCGAGA CTATTTCCTGCAGGAGCTGCAGCGGTGTTTGAAGGATCCTGATTGGCTGGCTCAGCTATTCATCAAACAC GAGCGCAGGCTGCATATGTACGTGGTGTACTGCCAGAATAAGCCCAAGTCCGAGCACGTGGTGTCAGAGTTTGGGGACAGCTACTTTGAG GAACTCCGGCAGCAGCTAGGGCACCGCCTGCAGCTCAATGACCTCCTCATCAAACCAGTGCAGAGGATCATGAAATACCAGCTGTTGCTCAAG GATTTTCTCAAATATTACAGTAGAGCTGGGATGGATACTGAAGAGCTGGAG CAAGCTGTGGAGGTCATGTGCTTTGTACCCAAGCGCTGCAATGACATGATGACCCTGGGGAGACTTCGGGGGTTTGAG GGGAAACTGACTGCTCAGGGGAAGCTCTTGGGCCAGGACACATTCTGGGTCACGGAGCCTGAGGCTGGCGGCCTGCTCTCCTCCCGGGGTCGAGAGAGACGTGTCTTCCTCTTTGAGCAAATCATCATCTTCAGCGAGGCCCTGGGAGGAGGAGTACGAGGTGGAACGCAGGCTGGATATGTGTACAAGAGCAGCATCAAG GTGAGCTGCCTGGGACTGGAGGGGAACCTCCAAGGTGACCCTTGCCGCTTTGCACTGACCTCCAGAGGGCCAGAGGGTGGGATCCAGCGCTATGTCCTACAGACTGCAGATCCTGCGGTCAGTCAGGCCTGGATCAAGCAagtggctcagatcctggaaagCCAGCGGAACTTTCTCAATG CATTGCAGTCACCCATTGAGTATCAGAGAAGGGAGAGTCAGACCAACAGCCTGGGGCGGCCAGGAGGGCTTAGGGTGGGGAGTCCTGGGAGAATCCGGCCTGGAGACCGGGCCCAGGTCAGCACACAAGCACCCATCAAcggctctctcccctccctgctgctgTTGCCCAAAGGGGAGGTGGCCAGAGCCCCCCTGCCCCTGGACACACAG GCCCTCAGTGACTTCCCCCAAGCTCCTCGTGACTCTCCTCCAGCTCCACCAATCCCAAACACCCCTCCCTGCCAAGCCAGACTTGCCAAGCTGGATGAAGATGAGCTGTAA